Genomic window (Anaerolineae bacterium):
CACCCGGCGGTGGTGCCCATTTACGACTTCGGCGAGGCCGGGGGCAGCCTGCACATAGTCATGCGGCTGATGCAGGGCGGATCGCGCCTGCAGCAAGGGGCCCTCTCGCCCGAAGAAACCCTGGCCGTCCTCCGCCGCCTGGCCGCGGCTTTAGACGAAGCCCATCGTCTGGGCATCGTCCACCGCGACCTCAAACCCGGCAATGTGCTCTTCGACCGCTTCGGCAACGCCTACTTGGCCAATTTCGGCGTCGCCCGCCTGGGGGACGCCACGGTCACCCTCACCGGCTCGCGCACCATCGGCACCCGGCCTACATGAGCCCTGAGCAGGCCCAGGGCGCCAAAGACCTGGATGGCCGCTCCGATGTATACGTCCTGGGGACGCTGACTTACCAAATGCTCTCCGGTCGGCTTCCTTACAAGGGGGACACCCCCATCGAGGTCATGCTCAAACATATCCAGGAGCCGCCGCCCGACCTGCAGGCCACGCGCCCCGATTTGCCGCCAGCCACGGCCGAGGTCGTCCGCCGCGCCATGACCAAAAACCGCGAGGCCCGCTATCCCACGGTAGGCGCTTTCGTCGAGGCGCTGGAAGCCGCCCTGCGCGAGGGGCGCTCCCTCCCGCCCGAAGCGGCCACCGTGCGCGCCACCCCGGCGACCAAAAGGCCCCGCCGCCGCTGGTGGATCTGGGCGTTGCCGCTGCTGTTGCTCCTGCTGGCGGGCGGCGCGCTGAGGGCGTGGTGGCTTTTCGGGGGCGGCGTCTTCGCTCTCCCCGCACCCACGGTCACGTCGCGCCTACCCGGGCGGCCCCTGTGGCCCTGCCCACGCTCACGGCGTCCCCCACGCCCCCTTCCCTCACCGCCACCCTGCCGCCGACGCCCCCGCCCGCCTCCGCCACCGTCCCACCGACCCCTTCGCCCACGCCCATCCAGGGGCCGGTGGTCATCGGCGGCGCCGACTTGCTGGCCTTCATCGCCTCAGACAACAATCTCTATCTGAGCACCATAGACGGCGCCGAGGTGCGCCCCCTCACCCACGATAGCGCCGAAAAGCACGAGTTGCAGTGGCTCTCCCACGGCCGCCTGCTCTACCTCAGCGGCAAATGCATCTTCCTGGCCGATGTCTCCCAAAACCGGGTCGAGTTGTTCACCTGCTTTCCCACGGTGGCTCGCTTAGACAGTTTCCGCGTTTCGCCCGACGACCAACAAGTCGCCATCGTCCTCGATGGCGAACTCATCATCACCACCTACAACCCCGCCGTGCTGCAACAGGTCAGCAACCTGCGCGACCTGCAAACCCACACCCAGATCTGCGCCACCTTCGACCGCGACGAGGTGCTCCAGATGCGCTGGGCCAAAGACGGCCAGACCGTGTCGGCCCGGGTGCGCGTCCCCAGCGGAGGTCGAGCAGTGGAACAAATCGAGGTGCTGCGCATCGGTTGTCGCCACGGCATCACCCGGCAGCACCTCTTCCCCGGAAACCGCTTTGAGATGACCACCTTCGATCAAGTGCCCGTCATTCCCTCCTTACGACTGGGACGGCGACAAACTGTATGTCTTCAACCTGTTCTGGCGCAACAAAGGCTACGGCGACCTCTACCTCTACAGCCGCGCCACCCACCTGGGCTAACTCATCAACCCCATAGGGGACAGTGTTGTTGCCGCGACCCGCACTGGAGCCCCGACGGGCGTTATCTGCTGGTTGCCTTTCAGGATATGCGCCAGGGCCAAGCGGCCCGCATGGCCTTGCACCTCATCCCCGTGGGCTCCTGGGGAACCGGGATGACCTACACGCCCCTTCCCCTCCCCCGGGAACTGTTCACCAACCCTCGGGTCGCTCCGGCCCCCGCTTTGCGCCCCCCAACCCTGACCCGGACCTCTTTGCCCGTTCTTGCCTCCTGGTGAGGTGTCACCCCCCAGGGGGTGTTTTCGTTTCCGGCCGGGCACCTTCCCTGAGGTCCGGCAAAAACTTGCCAGGCTGGCACACACGCCCTACCCCGGCGTTAACGCTTCGGTAACGCTTCGTTCACGGCGGAAAAGTATCCTGAAGACAATCCTATCCAGGGAGCATAGGGCTCATGTTGCGTGGTTTCCGTCATCCCTTGAACAGCAGTCCTTTACAGCCAGGGGAGGTGCAACTACAGGTCGAAGGGGTGCACCTGGCCTTTGGCGGCGTGGCTGCCCTGACAGGGGTCAGTTTAGATGTGCGCCAGAGCGAAATTCTGGCCATCATCGGCCCCAACGGCGCCGGGAAAACCAGTCTGTTGAACTGCATTAGCGGGCTGTATAAACCCCAACGCGGGCGCATCCTCCTGCGCACGGCTCAGGGGGAACACGACCTGACCAGACTGCGTCCTCACCAGATCGCGCGCCTGGGCGTGGCCCGCTCGTTCCAGAACATCGAGTTGTTCCGCCACATGACCGTTTTGGACAACCTGCTGGCCGGCGCGCACATCCACATGAAGAGCAACCTGTTCAGTTCGCTGCTCTACTGGGGGCCGGCGCAGCGCGAACAAATCGCCTTTCGCGAGTTCATCGAGGACATCATCGACCTGCTGGAAATTCAGGCCATCCGCAACAAGAAAGTGGGCGCGCTGGCCTACGGCCTGCAAAAACGGGTGGAACTGGGCCGGGCGCTGGCTATGAAGCCCGCACTGTTGCTCCTCGACGAACCCATGGCCGGGATGAACACCGAAGAGAAAGAAGACATGGCACGCTTCATCCTGGATGTCAACGAGGAGCACGGCGTGACCATCGTGCTCATCGAGCACGACATGGGCGTGGTGATGGACATCAGCGACCGGGTGGTGGTGCTCAACTTCGGGCAGAAAATCGCCGAAGGTTCGCCCGATGAAACCCGTCGCAACCCGCAGGTCATCCAGGCATACCTGGGCGAAGAACAGGCCGCCTTCCCCTTTGCCGCTGGGACCTGAAGTCGCTCTCGCATAGAGGAGGCCAAGATGCCGGAAACTCTGCCGCAATATCTGGCAATGCGTACCCAAGAACATCCCGACCGCGTGGCGTTGCGCGAACGCATCTACGGGATCTGGCAACCCATCACCTGGCAAGAGTACTACAACCATGTCAAACACTTTGCGTTGGGGCTCACCGCCCTGGGGCTGAAACCCGAACACACCGTGGCCATCATCGGCGACAACCGCCCCGAGTGGGTCATCGCCGAACTGGCCGCGCAGTCCATGGGGGCCAAATCCATTGGCATTTACCAGGACTCGGTGGCCGAGGAGGTGTTGGACATCATCTTCCGCTCCAACGCCACCTTCGTCGTGGCCGAGGATCAGGAGCAGGTGGACAAAATGCTGGAAATCTGGCCCCAACTGGAAGGCCAGGTGCACAAAGTGATCTACTACGATCCGAAAGGCCTGCGTAACTACACCGAGGACTTCTTGATGTACTTCCTTGATGTCGAGGAGTTGGGCCGCGAGTATGAGAAGTCCCATCCGGGCCTGTACGAGGAGTCCGTGGCCAAAGGCCGCGCCGAAGACCTGGCCATCCTCTCCACCACCTCGGGCACCACCGCGAGGCCCAAACTGGCCATGCTGACCCACAAGAACCTGCTCAGCATGGCCAAGAACCTCATGGCCGTGGACCCCATGCAGCCCGACTACGAATTCGTCTCCTTCCTGCCCCTGGCCTGGATCGGGGAACAAATGACCTCCGTGGCCTGCGGGCTGTACATCGGCTTCAAGGTGAACTTTCCCGAAGCGCCGGAGACCGTGCAGCATGACCTGCGCGAAATCGGCCCGCAAATGATGTTCAGCCCGCCCCGTATTTGGGAAAGCCTGGTCAGTCAGGTGCAGGTGAAAATCGAGGACACCAGCCGCTTCAAGCGCTGGATGTTCAACTGGGCCATGCCCATCGGCTACAAAATGGCCGACACCCGCTTCCGCAAAGAGACCCCCACCCTGGGGCTGAAAATCAAGTATTTCCTGGCCGATTGGCTGGTCTTTCAAAACATCAAAGACCAATTGGGGCTGCGCCATATCAAGTGGGCCTATACGGGCGGTGCGGCCCTGGGCCCCGATGTGTTCCGCTTCTTCCACGCCATGGGTGTGAACCTCAAGCAGATCTACGGGCAAACCGAAATCAGCGGTATTGCCGTGGTCCACCGCGATGGGGATATCAAATTCCAGACGGTAGGCCTGCCCATCCCCGAAACCGAGGTCCGCATTGACGAGAACGGTGAGATCCTCATGCGCTCCCCGGCGGTGATGGTGGGGTACTACGGCAACCCCGAGGCCACCAAGGAAGCCATCGACGAAGAAGGCTGGCTCCATTCCGGCGATGCGGGCTACTTTGACGAAGACGGCCACCTCATCGTAATCGACCGGGCCAAGGATGTGATGACCCTGCATGACGGCACCAAATTCAGCCCGCAGTTCATCGAAAACAAACTCAAGTTTAGCCCCTACATCCGCGAGGCGGTGGTCTTCGGCGGCGACTGGCCCTTCGTCACGGCCTTCATCAACATCGACTTCGCCAATGTGGGCAAGTGGGCCGAGAACCATCAGATCCCGTACACCACCTACACGGACCTCTCCCAAAAGCCTGAAGTGTACGAGTTGATCAAAGCCCATGTGATTCGCGCCAACGCCGACCTGCCGCCCGCAGCCCGCATCCGCCGCTTCCTGCTCTTGCACAAAGAGTTGGATGCCGATGACGCAGAACTGACCCGCACGCGCAAAGTGCGCCGCCGTCTGATTGCCCAGCGTTACGATGACCTCATCTCCGCGCTCTACAGCCAAACGAACTCGGTCGAGGTGGAGACCACCATTACCTATCAAGACGGGCGCACCGCCGTGATTCGGACCAACCTACACATTGAGGATGTGGACACCGAAGCCGTGCCCACACCGGCCTAACCCCATGGAAGAGGGAGCACACGATGGACATCTTCATTCAGTTGACCCTCACCGGCCTGACCAACGGTGCCATCCTGGCCTTGGCTGCCCTGGGCTTCGTGATCATCTACAAGGCCAGCGATGTCATCAACTTCGCCCAGGGAGAATTCCTGCTGGTCGGGGCGTACATGCTTTACGCGATGCTGGTGCAATTCGGGCTTCCCTGGCCCCTGGGCCTGCTGGGCACCATTCTGGTGGCCGTGGCTTTGGGCGTCCTGGTGGAGCGCTTCGTGCTCCGTCCGCTCATTGGCGAACCCATCATCTCCGTCATCATGGCGACCATCGGCCTGAGTAGTTTGCTACGGGCCATCGTCAGCATGATCTGGGGCAACCAGCTCCGACGCTTCCCGCCTTTCATCCCCAGTCACCCCGTGAAGATCCTCGGTGCCACAGTGGGCATCGATCGCTTATGGGCCATCGCAATCGCCGGGCTTATGCTCTTGCTGTTCAACTTCTTCTTCACCCGCTCGAAAGAAGGCATCGCCATGCGGGCCGTGGCCGACGATCAGCAGGCCGCCATGAGCATGGGTATCAGCGTGTCTAAAGTGTTCGCCTGGGCGTGGTCCATTGCTGCTGCCTCGGCCGCCGTAGGCGGCGCGCTGGTAGCCAACATTGTTGGAGTGGGGCCAGAGTTGGCCGGGTTCGGCCTGCGGGTCTTCCCCGTGGTCATCCTCGGTGGGCTGGACTCCATCCCCGGCGCCATCCTGGGCGGCGTGATCATCGGCCTGCTGGAAGCCTATGTGGGCGGTTACATCGGCATGGGCCTTAACCAAGTGATTTCCTTTATCGTCCTGTTGCTTATCCTACTGGTGCGGCCCTACGGCTTCTTCGGCAAAGAGATCATCGAGCGCGTCTGACCGAAGCGTCACCTCTTCAAGGAGCGCAGCATATGGTTTCCGGTATTTTTCACTCGAGTTACGCCTCCGATATGGGGTTGCGTCGCACCCCGGCGCAAAAGATTCGTCTGGCCCTGTTCATTCTCTTCCTGCTGGTCTTCCCCTTCTTCGCCAGCCGTTACACCCTCACCCTGGCCAACCAGGTGGCCATCGCCACCATCGGGGCCATCGGCCTCAACATCCTCGTAGGATACACCGGCCAGATCAGCCTGGGGCAGGGCGGCTTTCTGGCCGTGGGCGCCTACACGGCCGGGCTGCTGACCGCGCGCTTCGGCGTGCACTGGATGCTTTCCACGCTGATCGGCGCCTTTGCCACGGCTTTCGTGGGCGCCATCTTCGGCCTGCCTTCTCTGCGCCTCAAGGGGCTGTACCTGGCCATTGCCACCCTGGCCTCTCAGGAAATCATCCTCTGGGTGGTCACCCACTGGAAGGCGGTGACCGGCGGCGTAGAGGCCCTGGTGGTGCCCAACCCCACCCTCTTCGGTCTGGTGATGAACAACGACTTCAACTTCTACTGGCTGGTGGTGCCCCTGGCCGGGCTAACGGCACTCCTGACGGCCAACCTGTTCCGCACGCATTACGGGCGCGCCTTCATCGCCATCCGTGACCAGGACATCGCCGCCGAGGTCATGGGCGTCGACCTCTTCC
Coding sequences:
- a CDS encoding serine/threonine protein kinase, with translation MATVHRAFDPVMKREVALKVIRGGLDMEAEFRERMIREAQAVAALEHPAVVPIYDFGEAGGSLHIVMRLMQGGSRLQQGALSPEETLAVLRRLAAALDEAHRLGIVHRDLKPGNVLFDRFGNAYLANFGVARLGDATVTLTGSRTIGTRPT
- a CDS encoding ABC transporter ATP-binding protein, translated to MLRGFRHPLNSSPLQPGEVQLQVEGVHLAFGGVAALTGVSLDVRQSEILAIIGPNGAGKTSLLNCISGLYKPQRGRILLRTAQGEHDLTRLRPHQIARLGVARSFQNIELFRHMTVLDNLLAGAHIHMKSNLFSSLLYWGPAQREQIAFREFIEDIIDLLEIQAIRNKKVGALAYGLQKRVELGRALAMKPALLLLDEPMAGMNTEEKEDMARFILDVNEEHGVTIVLIEHDMGVVMDISDRVVVLNFGQKIAEGSPDETRRNPQVIQAYLGEEQAAFPFAAGT
- a CDS encoding long-chain fatty acid--CoA ligase, yielding MPETLPQYLAMRTQEHPDRVALRERIYGIWQPITWQEYYNHVKHFALGLTALGLKPEHTVAIIGDNRPEWVIAELAAQSMGAKSIGIYQDSVAEEVLDIIFRSNATFVVAEDQEQVDKMLEIWPQLEGQVHKVIYYDPKGLRNYTEDFLMYFLDVEELGREYEKSHPGLYEESVAKGRAEDLAILSTTSGTTARPKLAMLTHKNLLSMAKNLMAVDPMQPDYEFVSFLPLAWIGEQMTSVACGLYIGFKVNFPEAPETVQHDLREIGPQMMFSPPRIWESLVSQVQVKIEDTSRFKRWMFNWAMPIGYKMADTRFRKETPTLGLKIKYFLADWLVFQNIKDQLGLRHIKWAYTGGAALGPDVFRFFHAMGVNLKQIYGQTEISGIAVVHRDGDIKFQTVGLPIPETEVRIDENGEILMRSPAVMVGYYGNPEATKEAIDEEGWLHSGDAGYFDEDGHLIVIDRAKDVMTLHDGTKFSPQFIENKLKFSPYIREAVVFGGDWPFVTAFINIDFANVGKWAENHQIPYTTYTDLSQKPEVYELIKAHVIRANADLPPAARIRRFLLLHKELDADDAELTRTRKVRRRLIAQRYDDLISALYSQTNSVEVETTITYQDGRTAVIRTNLHIEDVDTEAVPTPA
- a CDS encoding branched-chain amino acid ABC transporter permease — translated: MDIFIQLTLTGLTNGAILALAALGFVIIYKASDVINFAQGEFLLVGAYMLYAMLVQFGLPWPLGLLGTILVAVALGVLVERFVLRPLIGEPIISVIMATIGLSSLLRAIVSMIWGNQLRRFPPFIPSHPVKILGATVGIDRLWAIAIAGLMLLLFNFFFTRSKEGIAMRAVADDQQAAMSMGISVSKVFAWAWSIAAASAAVGGALVANIVGVGPELAGFGLRVFPVVILGGLDSIPGAILGGVIIGLLEAYVGGYIGMGLNQVISFIVLLLILLVRPYGFFGKEIIERV
- a CDS encoding branched-chain amino acid ABC transporter permease, whose protein sequence is MVSGIFHSSYASDMGLRRTPAQKIRLALFILFLLVFPFFASRYTLTLANQVAIATIGAIGLNILVGYTGQISLGQGGFLAVGAYTAGLLTARFGVHWMLSTLIGAFATAFVGAIFGLPSLRLKGLYLAIATLASQEIILWVVTHWKAVTGGVEALVVPNPTLFGLVMNNDFNFYWLVVPLAGLTALLTANLFRTHYGRAFIAIRDQDIAAEVMGVDLFRYKLLAFAISSFFVGLAGALTAHYRSIVTWERFTIDVSVLYLAMIIIGGLGSVSGSFFGATFITLLPTVLANIGRALRGAFPQIGTLIPFIQQGTFGLVIILFLILEPEGLKKLWEDIKDYFRLWPFSY